One window of the Cryomorphaceae bacterium 1068 genome contains the following:
- a CDS encoding T9SS type A sorting domain-containing protein, giving the protein MKNSITPFRLNSITTLFVFVILTLASMNATGQNANAIVNPNPVLAESGDSFTIEVEIDPNSSGLTVAQVAMSFDPSIIQIDALTISTESSLGIPLPGTVIDNEEGFFFIAGFGFAAPSDPFTHVEIAFTALSEGTSSLDFETEGVLATLFSASGASVTGNLPSGEIVIGASVDCPALGLNIGDPCDDGDSDTEDDTVLADCSCQGTPICQAPFPAVDESSLTTNIGATTVDFGWDAVPGQIGCQVQVIRVLGSNPTQSFVTLDDDFSAFSIDKNLVIPGVQHGWRVRCGCSRNPIVAGPFTSWQPFLIPSEIVLASSPNPTRDLSNVEFQLETESRTTLEVYDMNGRLVEQIFSGNAESNIPYRFQFDGSDLSQGIYIYRLTTQDEVVNEKFMIAK; this is encoded by the coding sequence ATGAAAAATTCAATTACTCCTTTTAGGCTGAATTCGATCACTACCTTATTCGTTTTCGTCATATTGACTTTGGCTTCAATGAATGCGACAGGCCAAAATGCGAATGCTATAGTCAACCCAAATCCCGTGCTCGCAGAATCAGGAGATTCCTTCACGATTGAAGTAGAGATTGACCCGAATTCCAGCGGACTTACCGTGGCCCAAGTTGCCATGAGTTTTGATCCTTCTATCATACAAATAGACGCTCTGACCATCTCAACCGAGTCGTCTCTTGGCATTCCTTTACCTGGCACGGTAATAGACAATGAGGAAGGTTTCTTTTTTATCGCAGGTTTTGGATTTGCCGCGCCCTCTGATCCGTTTACGCACGTTGAAATAGCTTTCACAGCACTGTCAGAAGGAACGAGCTCATTGGACTTTGAAACGGAGGGAGTTTTGGCCACTCTATTTTCTGCCTCAGGAGCTAGTGTGACGGGCAATTTACCGTCAGGAGAAATTGTGATAGGTGCATCCGTAGACTGCCCGGCTCTCGGTCTCAACATTGGTGATCCTTGCGACGACGGAGATTCGGATACCGAAGATGACACCGTTCTTGCAGATTGCTCTTGTCAGGGCACTCCAATTTGTCAAGCTCCTTTTCCAGCTGTCGATGAGTCGAGTTTGACCACGAATATCGGAGCCACAACAGTTGATTTTGGTTGGGATGCAGTTCCAGGTCAGATTGGTTGTCAAGTTCAAGTCATCCGTGTTTTGGGTTCAAATCCCACACAATCCTTCGTTACGTTGGACGATGATTTTTCAGCGTTTTCCATTGATAAAAATCTTGTGATTCCAGGCGTACAACATGGTTGGAGAGTTCGCTGCGGCTGCTCCAGAAATCCTATTGTAGCGGGACCATTCACTTCTTGGCAACCCTTTCTTATCCCTTCTGAGATTGTATTGGCGTCATCGCCAAATCCTACTCGAGACCTATCAAATGTAGAGTTTCAGTTAGAAACAGAGTCTAGGACTACTCTTGAAGTTTACGACATGAACGGAAGACTCGTGGAGCAAATCTTTAGTGGAAATGCAGAATCAAATATCCCCTATCGATTTCAGTTCGATGGGTCAGATTTAAGCCAAGGGATTTACATCTACCGACTCACTACCCAAGATGAGGTGGTCAATGAGAAGTTTATGATTGCGAAGTAA
- a CDS encoding T9SS type A sorting domain-containing protein: MKSLKTIIKGAALAGALLSFLATSAQEASFTFFPASVEVYEGESFETQVLIETGNVPFTVFDLHLAFDTEYLQVMDIEIAESNAFNYHSPAEFTNEAGRIDAAAFKTTPETSVESMLVATITFVALTQTDLTEVEHIEEAFPRSIIAYGGESVTGELGKLAVSINGNALSTGDTPETNPFNLSIWPNPSSDVSKISFELFEEEQISLQVFTLEGKLVETIFEGSAQSKTPYQFEIDVNHLAAGNYSCRLSTSSGKVSSKSLTVVQ; the protein is encoded by the coding sequence ATGAAATCTTTGAAAACAATAATAAAAGGAGCGGCACTTGCGGGTGCCCTCCTCTCCTTTTTGGCTACTTCCGCCCAGGAAGCTTCTTTTACCTTCTTTCCTGCTTCAGTCGAAGTGTACGAAGGTGAATCTTTTGAAACACAGGTTTTGATCGAAACGGGAAATGTGCCTTTTACCGTCTTCGATCTACACCTTGCTTTTGATACGGAATACCTTCAGGTCATGGATATTGAAATTGCTGAAAGCAACGCCTTCAATTATCACTCGCCCGCCGAGTTCACTAATGAGGCAGGACGCATAGATGCGGCTGCTTTTAAAACTACTCCTGAAACCAGCGTTGAATCAATGCTTGTCGCTACAATAACTTTCGTAGCCTTAACTCAGACCGATCTTACCGAAGTTGAGCATATTGAGGAGGCTTTCCCTCGATCAATCATTGCATATGGTGGTGAGAGTGTGACGGGTGAATTGGGGAAATTGGCTGTTAGTATAAATGGAAATGCTCTTTCTACAGGAGACACCCCTGAAACAAATCCTTTTAACCTTTCCATCTGGCCAAATCCATCAAGCGATGTTTCAAAAATATCTTTCGAGCTATTTGAAGAAGAGCAGATCAGTCTTCAAGTCTTTACACTAGAAGGAAAACTAGTCGAAACGATTTTTGAAGGAAGCGCTCAGAGTAAGACTCCTTATCAATTTGAAATTGACGTGAACCATCTGGCGGCAGGTAATTATTCATGCAGACTTAGTACATCCTCAGGCAAAGTATCATCAAAATCGCTTACGGTAGTACAGTAA